A genomic window from Silene latifolia isolate original U9 population chromosome Y, ASM4854445v1, whole genome shotgun sequence includes:
- the LOC141633027 gene encoding uncharacterized protein LOC141633027 has translation MAPPRKPVDKAILQALTQILQNQQNQPVPAPLPSPPPEGAPGTYTWATNQLTRNNTKTYGGEVDPVALTEWFREMEKSFALYEVREGDKVKLASHFLVKEADRWWSMTGPTSILEPGFGWDRFKDLVDTRFYPKELKQQRLKEFMELKQGNLSVQAFTDKFNELSHYATRLVKNEDEKIFFYLEKLTPKLKSMIRRDSTSFVSIYDDALWAESTLRAIDEEARTTSTSLGKRPFYPTSRPYAVPSRPYVSPSTPSYPNKRRFVPSGEANQGARNLSPSNNKGLKDRVCYQCMKPAYPRVGCFDRDKPIICFFYNKPGHKANVCPAKKTAVATTPAIPERPRGLIFLMSRAEAEAHPDIVTGTFLIFEVPCLVLFDTGASLSFLSMKLSDKLPLESSLGESTDISLPSGDIFSCSNIYSNVPISISGPIFPANLFRFPLEEFDDVPIVCEYPDFFPDELPGIPPERDVEFSIDLVPGTGPIAKAPYRMAPSELK, from the exons atggctcctcCAAGAAAACCTGTAGATAAGGCAATCCTACAAGCTCTCACTCAGATTCTTCAGAATCAACAAAATCAGCCTGTTCCTGCTCCTCTTCCTTCCCCGCCTCCAGAAGGTGCCCCTGGCACTTATACTTGGGCGACAAATCAATTAACTCGAAATAATACTAAGACGTATGGTGGTGAAGTAGATCCAGTGGCACTCACTGAATGGTTCCGTGAAATGGAGAAGAGTTTTGCCTTGTATGAAGTTCGTGAAGGTGACAAGGTGAAATTGGCTTCTCATTTTCTTGTGAAAGAAGCGGATAGATGGTGGTCTATGACTGGTCCTACTTCTATTCTTGAGCCTGGCTTTGGTTGGGATCGCTTTAAGGATCTAGTTGATACTAGATTCTAtccaaaagagctgaaacaacaaAGACTTAAAGAGTTCATGGAATTGAAGCAGGGAAATCTTTCTGTTCAAGCCTTTACCGACAAATTCAATGAACTTTCTCACTATGCCACAAGACTTGTCAAAAATGAAGACGAAAAaattttcttttatcttgaaaagcttaCTCCAAAGCTTAAGAGTATGATTCGTAGAGATTCTACATCCTTTGTCTCGATCTATGATGATGCCTTATGGGCTGAGAGTACTTTACGGGCTATCGATGAAGAGGCTCGTACTACTAGTACTTCTCTTGGCAAGAGGCCATTCTATCCTACTTCTAGGCCTTACGCCGTTCCTTCTAGGCCTTATGTTTCTCCTTCTACCCCTTCTTATCCTAACAAGAGAAGGTTTGTTCCGAGTGGTGAAGCAAATCAAGGTGCTCGTAATCTATCTCCTAGCAACAACAAAGGTCTTAAGGATCGTGTATGCTACCAATGTATGAAGCCAGCATATCCCAGAGTCGGTTGCTTTGATAGGGATAAGCCTATTATATGTTTCTTCTACAACAAGCCTGGACATAAGGCTAATGTATGTCCTGCGAAGAAGACTGCTGTTGCTACTACACCTGCTATTCCTGAGAGACCGAGAGGTCTTATTTTCTTGATGAGCCGTGCTGAGGCTGAGGCACACCCAGATATAGTCACTGGTACGTTCTTAATATTTGAAGTTCCTTGTTTAGTTTTATTCGATACCggtgcttctttgtcatttttatcgatGAAACTCTCCGACAAATTACCTCTTGAATCTTCACTTGGTGAAAGCACTGATATATCTTTACCTTCCGGTGACATCTTTTCTTGTTCTAATATCTATTCCAATGTTCCTATATCAATATCGGGACCTATTTTTCCGGCTAATCTCTTTCGATTCccacttgaagaatttgat GATGTTCCTATTGTTTGTGAATATCCAGATTTTTTTCCCGATGAATTACCtggaattcctcctgaaagagATGTTGAATTTTCCATTGATCTAGTTCCTGGAACTGGACcaattgctaaagctccttatcgtatggctCCTTCCGAATTGAAATAG